A region of the Mycobacterium sp. NBC_00419 genome:
CTGGATCGCCGGGGAACTGGCCCGCCGGTTCGACCTGCCGCTGTGGCGCTTCGCGAACTCCGGCACCGAGGCCACCATGGACGCCGTCCACCTCGCCCGTTCGGTGACCGGGCGCGACCTGATCATCAAGGTCGAGGGCTGCTATCACGGCCACCACGACTCGGTGGAGGTCTCGGTGCTGCCCGAGGCCGACGAGGTCGGGCCCCGCGATCATCCGATCGGCGTCCCGGGCAACAGCGGCATCCCGGCCGCGATTCGCGACCTGGTGGTCGTCGTGCCGTTCAACGATCCCGAGGCGGTGGCCCGCGCGCTCGCCGAGCACCGCGGCCAGGTCGCCGCGATGATCGTGGAACCGGTGATGATGAACGCCGGCATCATCCCGCCCGCCGACGGATATCTGGCCGCGATCCGCGACCTGCTCCACGCCGAGGGCGCGCTGCTGATCTACGACGAGGTCAAGACCGGCTTCACCACCGGCCCGGGCGGAGTCACCGCCATCTCCGGTGTGGTACCCGATTTGATCTGTCTGGCAAAGGCTTTGGGCGGCGGTATCTCGGTGGCCGCGATCGGCGGGACCGCACAGGTGATGGCGGCGATCGCCGACGGGCGCTACGAGCAGGTCGGCACGTTCAACGGCAACCCGCTGGCGATGGCCGCCACCAGAGCCACCCTGTCGGAGGTGCTCACCGGTGATGCCTACCGGCGGATGGATCGCCTGGCGGCACGGTTGCGCGACTCTTTGGACGCGACAATCGCCGAATACGGTTACGGTTGGCACGTGGTCAGCGTCGGGGCCAAGGGCTGTGTGACGTTCAAGAGTGAGCCGGTGCGCGAGTTCCGGGACTTCCTCACGATCGACGACCGCCTGGGCCACCTGCACTGGCTCATGCAACACAACGGCGGTGTTTTCCTGCCGCCCTGGGGCAAGGTGGAGCAATGGTTGCTATCCGTCCAGCACGACGAGGCCGATGTCGACCGCTTCGCCGCGAACTTCGCCCGGCTGTCCAGGGCGGTGGCGGGCTGATCGGCTGCTGTCGGGACGGCCGTCGGTGACCGGCGGCGCGATCCGGCTGCACCAGCTGGCCAAGGCATTCGACGGCGTTCCCGCCGTCACCGGAATCGACCTGGATATCCCCGCCGGCCAGTTCTATTCGCTGCTGGGCGCATCCGGCTGCGGTAAGACCACCACGCTGCGGATGATCGCCGGCTTCGAGAAGCCCGACTCCGGCCGCATCGAACTCGACGGCCGTGACGTCGTGGCAGACCCCCCGCACAAGCGGCCGGTCAACACGGTGTTCCAGACCTATGCCCTGTTCCCGTTCATGACGGTGGCCGAGAACGTCGCGTTCGGGTTGCGCTACCAGAAGGTGTCCAAGGACGAGACGCGACGCCGGGTCGGCGAAGCACTCGAGATGGTCCGGATGAACGAGTTCGCCAAACGCCGGCCCACTCAGCTCTCCGGCGGCCAGCAGCAGCGTGTCGCGCTGGCCCGGGCGCTGGTGCTGCAGCCACGGGTGCTGCTGCTCGACGAGCCGCTGGGCGCCCTGGATGCCAAGCTGCGCAGGCAACTTCAGCTCGAGCTGCGCTCGGTGCAGCGCGAGGTCGAGATCACCTTCGTCTACGTCACCCACGACCAGGACGAGGCGCTGACCATGAGCGACCAGATCGCGGTGCTGGCCGAGGGCCGGGTCGAGCAGGTCGGCCCGCCCCAGGAGATCTATTCCGCCCCGGCCACCACGTATGTGGCCGGATTCCTCGGTGCGGCAAACATTTTCGACGCCGACGTGGTGGAATGCGGCGACGGTTCGGCTGTCTGCTCGGCGCTGGCGACCCGTCTCGGCGCTGCCGTCGACAACGCCTGCAGGCCAGGGCCGGCCGCGATCGTGATCCGGCCCGAACGGATCACCCTGACCGATCCGGGCGAGCCGGTGCCTGTCGGGCACAACGCCGTCAGCGGCACAGTGGCCCAGGTCGTCTACCACGGCGCGACCACCCAGGTACACGTCGACGTCGGGCAGTCCACGGCACTGATCGTCGACGTGCCGAACCAGTTCGGGCCACAGTCGGTCGGCTATGCGCCGGGCATGGCGGTCACCTGCGTGTGCACCTCCGACGCCGTGCGGGTGCTCACCCGCAGCGCGGCCACCTTGGTGGTCGACCCGGCAGCGCAGTTGGTGGCCAATCCGGTGGAGTCGCTGAGCGTGTGACTCAGCGGCGGCGTCGACCCGCCGCCACCGGACGCTTGGTCTCGGCGGGCAGGTTCAGCTCGCGCTCGGCGAACCGCATCGCGATGTCGTAGGCCACATTCGAGTCGACTTCGGGGTCTTCCAGCGCAACCTGGATCGACAGACCGTCGAGAAGGGCCGAGAACTCCAGGGCGAACATCCGCGCGTCGATGTGGGAACCCAGCTCGGCGGACTCCACCGCATCGACGATCATCCGGCGCCACCGCGCGTCGAGTTCAACACGGCCGGCCTTGACCTCGTCGTGCCGGAACGCCTGGGCCCACAGGTCGAACCACAGTCCCCAGGCACCCGGGATCTCATTGTCGGCGTTGGGAACACAGGTCCACTGGGTCAGCAGCGAAAGCCGTTCGCGCAGTGAGGGGATCTCCGCCAGCATCCGTTCGGCGGCTTCGTAGAACGACTCCTCCGAATAGCGCAGCGCATCGACGAGCAGCCGGTCGCGGGTTCCGAAGTAGTAGATGACCAGAGCGGAGCTCACGCCGGCACGCTTGGCCACGTCGGAGATCCGGGTTTCGGCGAACCCGCGTTCACAGATGAGCTCCGCTGCGGCACGCAGCATCTGGATGCGGCGACCCTCGTTGTTCTC
Encoded here:
- a CDS encoding aspartate aminotransferase family protein; the protein is MASSIIESPVADAVDQLIADEERVFLARQPRSTEMIALAREHLAGGATSNWQIAQPQAVWMSHGAGSKVYDVDGTEYVDMHGGYGASIAGHAHPAIVEAVSRQVRRGTHFAQPTEDAIWIAGELARRFDLPLWRFANSGTEATMDAVHLARSVTGRDLIIKVEGCYHGHHDSVEVSVLPEADEVGPRDHPIGVPGNSGIPAAIRDLVVVVPFNDPEAVARALAEHRGQVAAMIVEPVMMNAGIIPPADGYLAAIRDLLHAEGALLIYDEVKTGFTTGPGGVTAISGVVPDLICLAKALGGGISVAAIGGTAQVMAAIADGRYEQVGTFNGNPLAMAATRATLSEVLTGDAYRRMDRLAARLRDSLDATIAEYGYGWHVVSVGAKGCVTFKSEPVREFRDFLTIDDRLGHLHWLMQHNGGVFLPPWGKVEQWLLSVQHDEADVDRFAANFARLSRAVAG
- a CDS encoding ABC transporter ATP-binding protein, whose protein sequence is MTGGAIRLHQLAKAFDGVPAVTGIDLDIPAGQFYSLLGASGCGKTTTLRMIAGFEKPDSGRIELDGRDVVADPPHKRPVNTVFQTYALFPFMTVAENVAFGLRYQKVSKDETRRRVGEALEMVRMNEFAKRRPTQLSGGQQQRVALARALVLQPRVLLLDEPLGALDAKLRRQLQLELRSVQREVEITFVYVTHDQDEALTMSDQIAVLAEGRVEQVGPPQEIYSAPATTYVAGFLGAANIFDADVVECGDGSAVCSALATRLGAAVDNACRPGPAAIVIRPERITLTDPGEPVPVGHNAVSGTVAQVVYHGATTQVHVDVGQSTALIVDVPNQFGPQSVGYAPGMAVTCVCTSDAVRVLTRSAATLVVDPAAQLVANPVESLSV
- a CDS encoding TetR/AcrR family transcriptional regulator, giving the protein MAEPAPATENNEGRRIQMLRAAAELICERGFAETRISDVAKRAGVSSALVIYYFGTRDRLLVDALRYSEESFYEAAERMLAEIPSLRERLSLLTQWTCVPNADNEIPGAWGLWFDLWAQAFRHDEVKAGRVELDARWRRMIVDAVESAELGSHIDARMFALEFSALLDGLSIQVALEDPEVDSNVAYDIAMRFAERELNLPAETKRPVAAGRRRR